In one window of Musa acuminata AAA Group cultivar baxijiao chromosome BXJ3-2, Cavendish_Baxijiao_AAA, whole genome shotgun sequence DNA:
- the LOC135631303 gene encoding PWWP domain-containing protein 3-like — protein METLEATEPMSGESLAQPQSSGSPQPPPAPSERRLPESRHLPDASGDGASVAVNSAPVTPSGTEAKADVDVHFGNGGMGLGSVTGGSPEGIPFAVGDLVWGKTKNHPWWPALVSDPSSAPIDAKKAHLSDVSLLLVYCFGSGAFAWCEPAQLKPFVEDFHRMTRQSSSKSFVAAVEGALDEIRRRLQLELTCGCVPPEAGGKTAECPAGRLPVSNFQPLEFLEHLQDVACDVTMADVLQVAALRSWVIAFGKGWTAGLPGYHPRREIMELVDKIDLDVPPGDLGDGNEEGDGECWITGSRVRKGLKTSEDNLHKRQKKRSMAALIAGMELDTVELSDGDEFTVEEKVKGVKNQMVKKVKDLDADDCGVEAQEDTGSGRRERKKSKYLSPPYTCLGAYTNTLDSPSGEVKPPRKAAEASRSLNSDISSLLRCDSEAVEKEEDTSNPGFGIESTSVNDILLELLCTARNPLHLKWNRSAKMIKSFFIKYRSSMYSSGSDFLTYQKHHNECCQVSIESPNKLIVNKSSELGKSEGGWKDKKDAADLQVETGLTPDSRSCSEQGKAGRKRKMRKNEDNNVTPADLDPRVINIPVERKT, from the coding sequence ATGGAAACCCTAGAGGCCACCGAGCCCATGTCCGGCGAGTCGCTGGCCCAACCCCAAAGCTCGGGTTCTCCCCAACCGCCACCGGCTCCATCCGAGCGGCGACTCCCCGAATCTAGGCATCTTCCGGACGCTTCTGGAGACGGCGCCTCCGTGGCGGTGAACTCGGCTCCGGTAACCCCCTCTGGAACCGAAGCTAAGGCTGATGTGGATGTGCATTTTGGAAACGGGGGGATGGGTCTAGGATCGGTAACCGGCGGGTCACCGGAAGGAATCCCTTTCGCCGTCGGCGATCTCGTGTGGGGGAAGACCAAGAACCATCCCTGGTGGCCGGCGCTGGTTTCCGATCCCTCCAGCGCGCCCATCGATGCCAAGAAGGCCCACCTCAGCGACGTCTCCCTCCTGCTGGTCTACTGCTTCGGCAGCGGTGCCTTCGCCTGGTGCGAGCCAGCACAGCTGAAGCCCTTCGTCGAGGACTTCCATCGCATGACGAGGCAGAGCAGCTCTAAGAGCTTCGTCGCAGCCGTCGAGGGCGCCTTGGATGAGATCAGGCGCCGCCTCCAGTTGGAGCTCACTTGCGGCTGTGTTCCGCCGGAGGCCGGAGGGAAGACTGCCGAATGTCCAGCCGGGAGACTTCCGGTCTCGAACTTTCAGCCTTTGGAGTTCCTCGAGCATCTTCAAGACGTGGCTTGTGATGTTACGATGGCCGATGTGTTACAAGTTGCAGCTTTGAGAAGTTGGGTGATCGCTTTTGGGAAAGGATGGACTGCTGGTTTGCCTGGGTACCACCCTCGCCGTGAGATAATGGAGCTGGTGGACAAGATTGATCTTGACGTGCCACCAGGAGACCTGGGCGATGGCAATGAGGAGGGAGATGGCGAATGTTGGATCACCGGGAGCAGGGTCAGAAAAGGTCTCAAAACATCAGAGGATAACTTGCACAAGAGGCAGAAAAAAAGGAGCATGGCTGCACTGATCGCTGGGATGGAGTTGGATACAGTTGAGCTCAGCGATGGTGATGAATTTACAGTGGAGGAGAAGGTAAAGGGTGTGAAGAACCAGATGGTCAAGAAGGTGAAAGATTTGGATGCGGATGATTGTGGTGTTGAGGCCCAAGAAGATACTGGCTCAGGTAGACGGGAGCGGAAGAAGAGCAAGTACTTGTCACCTCCTTACACTTGCTTGGGTGCATATACCAACACTCTTGACTCACCGAGTGGTGAGGTGAAGCCGCCTAGGAAGGCTGCTGAAGCATCACGGTCTCTAAATTCTGATATCTCATCCTTATTGAGGTGCGACTCGGAGGCCGTTGAGAAGGAAGAGGATACTAGTAATCCTGGTTTTGGAATTGAGAGCACATCTGTCAATGACATTCTTTTAGAATTACTTTGCACGGCAAGAAATCCACTTCATTTAAAGTGGAACCGATCGGCAAAGATGATTAAGAGCTTCTTCATTAAATACAGAAGCTCAATGTACTCAAGTGGATCTGACTTCCTAACCTACCAGAAGCACCATAATGAATGCTGTCAGGTGAGTATAGAATCTCCAAACAAGCTAATTGTCAATAAGAGCTCTGAACTGGGAAAATCTGAGGGGGGATGGAAGGATAAGAAAGATGCTGCTGATTTGCAAGTAGAGACAGGCCTAACCCCTGATTCAAGAAGTTGTTCTGAACAAGGCAAGGCTGggcggaagaggaagatgagaaagAATGAAGATAACAATGTAACACCAGCAGATTTGGATCCTCGGGTCATAAACATTCCAGTGGAAAGAAAAACATAA